AACAGGCCGTCGTGAGCCTGTCCGGCATGACGGTGCTGGTGGGCGCGAACGGGTCCGGGAAGAGCAACTTCGTCGACGCGCTCGCCTTCGTGCAGGAGTGCCTCTCCACCTCCATCGAAGCCGCGTTCCGCAAGCGCGGCGGCGTCACGCAGGTGGCGCGGCACATCCGCGCCGGCGGACGGGAGGATCTCGAGTTCGCATTCGTGATCGACCTCGATCCGTCCACCGCGGCTGAGTACGGATTCAGCATCGCTTCCGACTGGAACAAGACCCCGGAGATCATCCGCGAGTACTGCACGATCCGGGAAGCGGGGGAGGAAAAGCACGCCTTCGAGCTGGAGCGGGGCAGGTTCACGAAGCGCATTCCCGGAATCCGGCCCCTCGTGGAGCCCGGGCGACTGATGCTGTACGCCGCATCGGTCACACCGGAGTTCCAGCCGGTGTACAGCTTTCTCACGGGCGTCCGCATGTACGCGATCCACCCGGATGACCTCAGGGAACCGCGTGCGCCGGAGCCGGGGCTGGAACTGGAGAGCCACGGCCGGAACGCCTCATCCGTCGTCCGCGTGCTCACGGAACGCTTCAGCGACCGGCACGCGCGGATCGAGGGCGTTCTTCGAAGTGTCGTGCCCGGCCTGGAGCAGGTCCTGGTAGAGACGATCGGGTCGCGGGAGTTCGTGATGTTCGTAGAGGCGACGGACCGGGGGCCCGGAGCAATGCTGCTGGACGCCTCGACCGCGTCGGACGGAACGTTGCGAATGCTGGGGATGCTGCTCGCCGTGTATCAGCCCGCCACACCGACGGTGCTGCTCGTAGAGGAGCCCGAAGCGACGATCCACCCCGCCGCCGCCGACGTCATCGTTTCCGTGCTGATGGATGCCGCGAAGCGCTCGCAGGTCGTGATCACCACGCACAGCCCGGACGTGCTGGACAACAAGGAAATCACCGACGACATGCTGCGCGTGGTGTCGAAGCCGAGCGGCCGGACGGTGATCACGCCCATCTCCAGCGCTTCACGAACCGCGGTCCGGCAGAACCTGTATTCGCCGGGCGAGCTTTTGCGGATGGACGAGCTGAACCCGGAGATCGATCCATCCCACCCGAGTTCCGCGCCCGAGATCGACCCGGCGGGAACCGCGGGCTGAGGCGATGGCCGTACTGCCGATCGTCGAAGGGCACGCCGAGACCGAGTCCGTTCCCGTCCTGCTGCGCAGGCTGGGGATTCCGTGCGTTCGCCCGTTTCGCGTCAAGCGCAACAAGGTCGTGAAGCCGGGCGAACTGGAGCGCGCCATCGAACTCGCGACGATGGACCGTACAGGCGCCACCGCCGTGCTGGTGCTGCTCGATGCAGACGACGACTGCCCCGCCGCGCTTGCTCCGGCGCTTCTGCAGCGGGCCAGGGCGGTCAGCCCCCTGCCCGTCTCCGTCGTTTTCGCCGTGCGCGAGTTCGAGGCATGGTTCCTGGGCGGGGTCGGGTCGCTGCGGGGTCATCGTGGAATTGGCGACGATGCCTCCTACGACGGCGACCCGGAGCAGCCGAGGGGCGCGAAAGAGCGCCTGGAAGCGCTCATGGCCGGCCGGTCCTACCTGGACACCGACGATCAGCCCGCGCTGATGGCTGCACTCGACATCGACGAAGCACGCCTGCGCTGCCCGTCGCTCGACAAGCTTTTGCGCGATCTCGAAGCGCTCCCGTAGCAGCGGCTTGTTCCAAGGCTCCCGTGTGTCCGGAAGCTGGTGCCGGCATCTGGCGGAAACCGGTGTTTGTGGGCTATCATCCCTGCCCGCAGGCGACCGTCGTGAGCATCGGACCCGATCACAGCCAGGCTCTTCCAAGCCCAATCCGTCATCCGCTGTCCTCCTGCCCCATCGGCGTGTGTCCGCAATCGGGCACACCCGCGCGGCATGTTTTTTCACGTAAGTCGTTTTTCGCAAACAATCTCCGGAGCGGCATCGGGGGTGCCATTCCGGGGCGCGGGACCATCCACCCCCATTCGCTTTCTCACAGGAACAGAAAACACATCATGAAGCGCACACTGATCGCCTCCGCCCTTTTCGCGGGCACCATGCTCTCCGCGGGCGGCCTGGACGCGCAGGTCTCCAAGAACTCCGGGTTCCTGCTGAACCTGCACGTTGCCGGAAACTCCATCGAGACGACCTTGGAGGATATGGAATCGGAACGTGAGACCGGCGGCGGGCTGGGGCTGGGGCTCGGCTACGGATTTGGGGAAACCTTCGCCCTCGTGATCAACCTCGATGCGGCGAGCGTCAGCTCCGACGACGATGACGCGGACGAGGACGCTGAAGACCTCGCGCTGGCGCACTTCGACATCGGTGGCCGGCTGAACTTCGGCAGCACGGCGTCGGCTCTCCGCCCGTACGTGAACGCGGCGTTCTCGGGCGTCGCCGAAGGCACCACCAGCGAAGATGCGGACGAGAACGTCACCATCAGCGGCGCGGGCTTCACCCTCGGCGGCGGCCTCCAGTACTTCTTCTCGCCCCGCTTCGCGCTGGACGCGGGCCTGCAGGGCAGCTTCGGCAAGTTCAACCAGATCCAGTTGGGCGACGAGTCCTCCGAGATCGACGAGGATGTCAAGTTCACCACGGCACGCCTGCAGCTGGGCGTGACCTTTCACCCGTAGTCTTGCGATGGGAGGCGAGCCGGGGGCCTGACGAGGGCTCCCGGCTCGTTTCGCATCACGGACCTCTTCCACGAACTCTCCCATGCGCAAAGCACTTCTCGCCGCCGCCGGCGCGGTGCTCGTGTCGTCCACGGCCCACGCCCAGACGTCCGACACCCGCGGCTGGATGGTGAACGTGCACGTCGCCGGCACCGCCACCGGGGGCGCCGGCCAGGATGCCGAGATGCGCCGCGGCGGCGCGCTGGGCGTAGCGGTCGGCTACGGCTTCTCCGATCGCCTGGCCCTGCTGCTGAGCGCGGACGGCGGCCGGGTGAAGTACCCGGGCCCGGTGATGGCCGACGGCGGGGCCACCGGCAGCTACGACCAGCTGACGATCGACATCGCCCTGCGCGCCAGCTTCCTGGACGAGCACTCGCCGCTGCGGCCGTACCTGGCCAGCGGCATCACCGGCGTGGCGGAAAGCCCGCGGCCGGACGACGCCGGGATCGTCACCTCCGGGGGCGGCATCACCATCGGTGGCGGGCTGCAGTACTTCACCTCGTCCAGGGTGGCCATCGACGCCGGCCTGCTGGTTACGGCCGGCAGCTTCACCGGGTTCGAGGTGGACGGGGAGAAGCACGAGTACGACGAAGGCCTGGGATTCAGCCACTCGCGACTACAGCTGGGGATCACCTGGCACCCCTGAGCAGCGACGGGCTCTGAGTACGACACGGCGGCGCGGAGGACATCCTCCGCGCCGCCGTTTCGTCGTCCGTCGCCCGTCCATCCAGTGTCAGCGCGGCTGCCCGGGTCGGTTTACCCATGATTCCGGATGGGGAGAAGAGTATTCTGTTCTCGCAGGTTGTGACCGGGAACGAGACTCCACACACAAAGGAAACGCCTCATGTCCATCATCGATATCCCGGCCCTTTCGCTCGACCAGCGCCTGGAAGGCGTGTTCGGCGAGAACACCGATCCCATGTTCCTGCTGGACGAGCGCGCCGCCGAGCTGATCCCCGACTACCAGGCCATCGTGTGGGAGTGCGACGCGAAGACCTTCGTGTTCTCGCACGTCAGCCAGTCGGCGGAGGAGATCGTGGGCTACCCGGCGCGGCGGTGGGTAGACGAGCCGACGTTCTGGGCCGACGTGGTCCTTCACCACGACGACCGCGACGAGTCGGTGACGTACTGCGCGAGCGAAACGGCGTGCGACCGCGACCACGACTTCGAGTACCGCGCGCGGACGGCGGACGGACGCGTGATCCGGCTTCGCGACGTGGTGCGCGTGGTGCCGCCGATGGACGGACATCCCAAGCGGCTGCGCGGGATCATGCTCGTGGTGGGCTGAGGACGCCGCAGGGGCGGGGGAGAACTTGGTCGGGGGACGACCAGGGCCGGTGCTCGCCTCGGCAGGCCCCTCCCCCGGCAAACTGCGCCGGGAGAGGGGAGAACTTCGGACCGGGTGCGACGGGGCCGGTGCATGCCGCGGGAGCCCCCTCTCCCGGCCTCTCCCCCGCAAACTGCGCGGGAGAGAGGAGCACTTCGATCGGGGTTCGACGGGCTGCGGGCGCATGCCTCGGGAGCCCCCTCCCCCCGGCCCCCGTCCCCCGCTTCGCAGGGGAGGGGGAGACCTGAATCGCGCTCCGGCTGGCCTGGCGCGCCGGACTGGCTCCCTTCCCCCGCGCGGTTTGCGGGGGAAGGGCTGGGGATGGGGGGCCCCGGCCCGTGCACCGAACCTCGCCCGACGCACCCGATCCCGAAGTGTACCCCCTCTCCCACGCTGTTTGTGGGAGAGGGTGGACGAGCATAAGCGAGGACGGGTGAGGGCCCACGGCAGCCGAGGCCTCGTGTCTGGTGACCGCTGCCGCGCCCTGGCTTGTACGTGTCCTCTGCTAGATCCTTCGGCCCGCGCGATATGGTGTTAGTGCGAGTGCGGTGTGGCTTGGCCTCAGGATGACACGCTCCGCGGCCGCCGCCCGCCTCTACTCCTCCACCGAACCGCCGCGGCCTCGGTGGCGGTCCTTGGGGTCGCGGTGGGCGATGCGCGCGGGCACCAGCGCGCCCTTGCCGTACTTGCCAGTCACCCGGTCCGTCGCCTCCGCCAGCTTGCGGTCGCGCGCCGTTTCCGGACCGCCCGGTGTGTCCGCGAAGAGCGCCGGTTCCCGCTCCTCGTCGCCCGTCAGCTTCGAGACGCCCACGCCCAGCAGCCGCGCCGCGCCCGCCCGCTTGGCCAGCAGCTCGCGCAGCAGCTCGCGCGCGATGGTGAAGATCGCGCGGTCCGATTCGATGGCGTCCGGCGCGGTGCGGCTGGCGGAGCGGTCGGTGAAGTCCGCGTAGCGAAGGCGAACGGTCACCGTGCGCGCCCGCAGCCCGTCCGCCCGCAGCGAGGCGCCCGTCTCCACCGCCAGCATCATCAGCCGCGTTTCCAGCTCTTCCGGGTCGGAGATGTCGATCGGAAACGTTCGCTCGTGCGAGATGGATTTCTGCGGACGCCGCGGGGCCACGCCCCCGAAATCCTCCCCGCGCGCCAGATGGTACAGCCACTGCGCCCGCGAGTCGCCCACCCACGACGTCAGCGTCGCCAGGTCCAGCGGTGCGATGTCGCTCACCTGCGTGGCGCCCCGACGCCGCAGCGCCTCGGCCAGCGCGGGGCCCACGCCGGGGATGTCGGAGAGGGCGAAGCGGCTCATGAACGCGGCCTCGCCCCCCGGCGGAACGATGTGCACGCCGAACGGCTTGTTCACCGAGGCCGCCATCTTGGCCAGCGTGCGCCCCGTCGCCCCGCCGATGGAGATGCTGATGCCCGTGCGGTCCATCACCGCCTGCTGCATGCGGCGGCAGGTTTCCTCCAGCGGCTCGCCGTGGTACAGCAGCTCGGTGCCCGTGAGGTCCAGGTAGAACTCGTCCACGCTGGCCGCCTCCACCACGGGCGAAAACTCGTCGAGCACCGCGCGCACCTCCTTGTGCTTGCGGTTCACCATCTCGCCGGGAACGGGGACCACGACGCCTCGCGGGCAGAGCCGGATGGCCGTGGCCATGGGCATTCCCGCGTGCACGCCGAACTTGCGCGCCGCGTACGAGGCCGACGTCACCACTCCACGCCCGGTGGCACTGCCGCCCACGAGCACCAGTTCCGAACGCCCCGCGCCTTCCGGGTCCGCCAGCATGGCGCAGCGGACGAAGTACGAGTCGCAGTCGGCTAGGAGGATGCGTGGGATCAACAAGAAAGTGCGTGAGTGCGTTAGTGCGTCAGTGCGAAAGTGCGAAAGTTAGGGCGCGAGTTAGGCGATTGTGAGCGGATGATGAGCGGCGGCACGCGGGGGTGGCGCTGTGGCGGCTGTGGAAGGATAATGCGCGCGGCGGCGGAAGGGTATCGGCCCCGGTGCCGACATCATCCGCCGGATTGGTTAGATTGGAGTTCCCTCCATCCTCCCCCTGCCTCCACCGCCCACGCGGCGCGAGGCAACCTTCCGCGATGCCCCGGCATCAATCATGTCCGGACCCCTCGAGCGGACCATGGAAGAAACCGACATCCACCTGATCCACCAGGCCAAGCACGGCGACGGGGCCGCGATCCGCGAGCTGTATCAGCGGCACGCGCAGCGGGTGTACGCCGTGGTCAAGCGCCTGGCGGGCCACGACGAAGCCCTCGCCGAAGACTGGGCCCAGGAAGCCTGGGTGCGCGCCATCCGCGCGCTTCCCACCTTTCGCGGCGAGTCGCGCTTCACCACGTGGCTTCACCGCATCGCCGTCAACAGCGCCCTTCACGGACGCCGCAGCCGGCTGCGCAAGGCGGGGCGGGAGACCGCGATGGTGGATGACGATTTTTCCGTGCGCCCCACCGCCGAGAACGCGCTGCTGCGGCACAAGCTGGAGCGTGCCATGGAGCGCCTGCCCGACGGGATGCGAAAGGTGCTCGTTCTTCACGACGTGGAAGGCTACACGCATGAGGAGATCGGCGAGATGCTGGGTGTGAACCCCGGAACCTGCAAGAGCCAGTTGTTCAAGGCCCGCGCGCGGATGCGCAAGCTGCTCAGCCCGCTGCCGGCCGATGAACCCGCGGAGGAGGAGATGGCCGCATGTGGCACCTGAACCCCGAAGACCTCGCCCGCCTGGTGGACGAGGCACCCGAGCCCGCCGAGGCCGCGCACCTGCGCGAATGCCTGGTGTGCCGGCGCGAGCTGTCGGAGATGCGCGACCAGACCCAAGCCTTGGCCTCGCTGGCCGGGGACGGACCGGCGCCCGGCGCGTGGGACGACCTGGAGGCCCGCCTGCGGGCCGAGGGACTGATCCGCGGCGCCACCGTGACGCCGCTGCGCCCCCGGTGGATCCGCACGCACGGACTGCGCGCCGCCGCGTCGCTCGCCCTGTTCCTGCTGGGCGGCACGGCGGGCGCGGCGCTGTGGAATGCACGCACGTCGCGGCAGATGGCGGCCGTCGCCACGGCGCCGGCTCCGACGCCCGCCGCGGCGGAAACGCTGGCGGGAACGCCGGCCGAATCGTCGTTCGCCGGCCTCATGGGCGGCACCACGCCGGAAGAGGCGCCGCGCTCGTCCGTGCGCCTGGCGAGCACCGCGCGCGCCGCGGTGGACACGCCCTCCGCCATGCGCCCCCGTAACCCGACGCCGCGCCCCGCGCCGGTGCGGGTGACCCCGCGCCAGGCCGAAGACGCCGCCCGCCAGCTGCTGCAGGCCCAGGCGGCGTACGTGGGCGCGCTGCAGCGCTACGCGGCGATCGCAGATCCCAACAGCGGCAACCCGCCGGAAACGCGCCTCGCCGCGCTCGACCGGCTGGTGACGCTGACGGCCGAGGCGCTGGAGCATGCGCCCGGCGACCCGGTGATCAACGGATACCACCTCGCGGCGACGGCCGAGCGCAGCCGCCTGCGCCGTGAGCTGGAACAAGACGCCCAGACCGCCTGGTTCTGAGGCTTTCGCGAAGCAAGACCTGACGGAGATACGAACGATGAAGTACCGCAACCTGATCCTGCCGCTGCTGGCCGCGGCGCTTGCCCTTCCCGCCACCGCGCGGGCGCAGGAAGACACGACCGCCCACGGACGCCGTCCGGGGATGATCGGCGTGGTGTTCGACGTGAAGGACGGCGACGACGCCGTGCGCATCATGGAGGTGCGGCCGGGCTCTCCCGCCGCGCGCGCCGGCGTGCGCGAGGGCGACGTGGTGGTGCGCCTGAACGGCCAAGCCGCCACCGGCCGGACCTTCGACGTCCTCCCGCGGCGCCTGCAGGCCGGCGACACCGTGCGGCTGCGCGTTCGCCGCGACGCCGGCGGGGAGCAGGACGTGGTGATCGTGGCCGCGCCGCGCCCCGGCCAGATGCAGATGGCCGGCCCCACCCGCGAGCGCATGAGGATCATCATCAACGGCGACACCAGCGACGTGCCGTTCGGGGCCATGCTCCACCAGCTGGACTCGCTGAGCGAGCACCTGCCTCTGGAGGCCATGGCGCTGCGCATCGACAGCCTGCACTCGCGGCTCCTGGACATCGACACCACGGTGCTGCGCTTTCACGTGGATTCATTGATCACCATCCTGGGCGACAGCCTTCCGGTGATGATGCGCCGCATGCCGAACATCGAGATCATCGGCGCGCCCATGGGCGAAGGCATGATGCCCCTGCGCGAAGAGGTGCGCGTGCACGGAGGCATGCCGTTCGATGGGCCCGGCGCGCAGCCGTTCCTGATGGAGCTGGGCCGCCGCTCGGCCGCCGGCGCCGAGCTGGCCGAGATGAACGAGGGGCTGAGCCGCTACTTCGGAAACGTCCGCGAGGGCGCGCTGGTGATCGACGTGGGCTCCGACACCCCCGCGGCCCGCGCCGGGCTCGAGGCGGGCGACGTGATCGTCCGCGCGGGCGGGCAGAGCGTCAACGACCCCGAGGACGTTCGCCGCGCCCTGATGCGCTCCGAGAACGGCAGCACCGAGGTCGAAGTGGTGCGCCAGGGCCGCCGCCACACGCTGAACCTGCAGTGGGAAGGCAGCGGAGTGCGCACCTTCCGCCGCGAGCTGCGCCCGAGCCGGCGCGAGAACGTGATCATTCGCCGGGGCGCCGGAGAGTAAGCACGGTTCGACGGTCATCACCGTCACGACGTAGAGCACGGAAAAGCCCGGGCGCGCATCAAGCAGCGCCCGGGCTTTCTCTATCTCCCGCGCCCCCACGATCAGGGGGAAGTTGACGCGCCTTGCTCGCCGGTGGGTTGCTGCAGGCTGGGCCCGAGCGTGCGCAGCACTTCCGCGGTCGTGTAGGTTTTACAATGCGCGGGAGATTCGCTTTCACACTTCAGTTCCGCGTCCCGCGTATGCACACCACGTATGGTGAGCCGAATGAGGTACTCGGTGGTCACACCCATATCCGGAGGGGTGCCGGGATACCTCTCGGTCTTCTCCCACCCCTGGTAGCGCACGACCTGAAAGAACGGGAACCCTGCGGCGCGCGCGAGTTCCGCGGAACGGTAGTAAGCACCGATCTCGCGCAGGTGATCACGGTTGATTCCCGCCTTGGTCCTGAAACTGACCTCCCAGACCCCTTCACCAAGCGATTTGTCCGAGTGTCCAGGGCTTTGCAGGAAGTTGGATTTCATATACAGGGGCGGAGTGCACCCGGTGAGGCCGGCGAGCGCCACCAGGATCAGAAGCTTACGCATCGTTTCTCTACAGGAGGGGTCTACGGGTGAGCCGCGCCGGGCGCACGTCTATCGCTCGTGCAGCCAGCGCGGGGCCTGAGAGGCACTGCAGTCGGTACCGTCGCTACCCGCGGCTACCGCCGCACCACCGTCGGCGTCCGCGCGAGAAGCCGGGCCAGCACGCGCCGCTCCGTCCGCCACTGGGCATCGTACCCCACCTGCTCGGTGGCGCCCTGGAACTGCGTGGCGATCTTGGGATCCACCGGCTGGCCCTTGCGACGCACTTCGTAGTGAAGGTGCGCCCCCGTCGCCAGGCCGCTCGCGCCCACGTAGCCAACCACGTCCCCCTG
This Longimicrobium sp. DNA region includes the following protein-coding sequences:
- a CDS encoding outer membrane beta-barrel protein produces the protein MRKALLAAAGAVLVSSTAHAQTSDTRGWMVNVHVAGTATGGAGQDAEMRRGGALGVAVGYGFSDRLALLLSADGGRVKYPGPVMADGGATGSYDQLTIDIALRASFLDEHSPLRPYLASGITGVAESPRPDDAGIVTSGGGITIGGGLQYFTSSRVAIDAGLLVTAGSFTGFEVDGEKHEYDEGLGFSHSRLQLGITWHP
- a CDS encoding AAA family ATPase; this encodes MIPRLREVRIGNYKSIEQAVVSLSGMTVLVGANGSGKSNFVDALAFVQECLSTSIEAAFRKRGGVTQVARHIRAGGREDLEFAFVIDLDPSTAAEYGFSIASDWNKTPEIIREYCTIREAGEEKHAFELERGRFTKRIPGIRPLVEPGRLMLYAASVTPEFQPVYSFLTGVRMYAIHPDDLREPRAPEPGLELESHGRNASSVVRVLTERFSDRHARIEGVLRSVVPGLEQVLVETIGSREFVMFVEATDRGPGAMLLDASTASDGTLRMLGMLLAVYQPATPTVLLVEEPEATIHPAAADVIVSVLMDAAKRSQVVITTHSPDVLDNKEITDDMLRVVSKPSGRTVITPISSASRTAVRQNLYSPGELLRMDELNPEIDPSHPSSAPEIDPAGTAG
- a CDS encoding CC0125/CC1285 family lipoprotein, producing MRKLLILVALAGLTGCTPPLYMKSNFLQSPGHSDKSLGEGVWEVSFRTKAGINRDHLREIGAYYRSAELARAAGFPFFQVVRYQGWEKTERYPGTPPDMGVTTEYLIRLTIRGVHTRDAELKCESESPAHCKTYTTAEVLRTLGPSLQQPTGEQGASTSP
- a CDS encoding PDZ domain-containing protein, with product MKYRNLILPLLAAALALPATARAQEDTTAHGRRPGMIGVVFDVKDGDDAVRIMEVRPGSPAARAGVREGDVVVRLNGQAATGRTFDVLPRRLQAGDTVRLRVRRDAGGEQDVVIVAAPRPGQMQMAGPTRERMRIIINGDTSDVPFGAMLHQLDSLSEHLPLEAMALRIDSLHSRLLDIDTTVLRFHVDSLITILGDSLPVMMRRMPNIEIIGAPMGEGMMPLREEVRVHGGMPFDGPGAQPFLMELGRRSAAGAELAEMNEGLSRYFGNVREGALVIDVGSDTPAARAGLEAGDVIVRAGGQSVNDPEDVRRALMRSENGSTEVEVVRQGRRHTLNLQWEGSGVRTFRRELRPSRRENVIIRRGAGE
- a CDS encoding outer membrane beta-barrel protein, yielding MKRTLIASALFAGTMLSAGGLDAQVSKNSGFLLNLHVAGNSIETTLEDMESERETGGGLGLGLGYGFGETFALVINLDAASVSSDDDDADEDAEDLALAHFDIGGRLNFGSTASALRPYVNAAFSGVAEGTTSEDADENVTISGAGFTLGGGLQYFFSPRFALDAGLQGSFGKFNQIQLGDESSEIDEDVKFTTARLQLGVTFHP
- a CDS encoding RNA polymerase sigma factor — encoded protein: MSGPLERTMEETDIHLIHQAKHGDGAAIRELYQRHAQRVYAVVKRLAGHDEALAEDWAQEAWVRAIRALPTFRGESRFTTWLHRIAVNSALHGRRSRLRKAGRETAMVDDDFSVRPTAENALLRHKLERAMERLPDGMRKVLVLHDVEGYTHEEIGEMLGVNPGTCKSQLFKARARMRKLLSPLPADEPAEEEMAACGT
- a CDS encoding DNA polymerase IV, translated to MIPRILLADCDSYFVRCAMLADPEGAGRSELVLVGGSATGRGVVTSASYAARKFGVHAGMPMATAIRLCPRGVVVPVPGEMVNRKHKEVRAVLDEFSPVVEAASVDEFYLDLTGTELLYHGEPLEETCRRMQQAVMDRTGISISIGGATGRTLAKMAASVNKPFGVHIVPPGGEAAFMSRFALSDIPGVGPALAEALRRRGATQVSDIAPLDLATLTSWVGDSRAQWLYHLARGEDFGGVAPRRPQKSISHERTFPIDISDPEELETRLMMLAVETGASLRADGLRARTVTVRLRYADFTDRSASRTAPDAIESDRAIFTIARELLRELLAKRAGAARLLGVGVSKLTGDEEREPALFADTPGGPETARDRKLAEATDRVTGKYGKGALVPARIAHRDPKDRHRGRGGSVEE
- a CDS encoding PAS domain-containing protein, yielding MSIIDIPALSLDQRLEGVFGENTDPMFLLDERAAELIPDYQAIVWECDAKTFVFSHVSQSAEEIVGYPARRWVDEPTFWADVVLHHDDRDESVTYCASETACDRDHDFEYRARTADGRVIRLRDVVRVVPPMDGHPKRLRGIMLVVG
- a CDS encoding DUF4276 family protein, whose translation is MAVLPIVEGHAETESVPVLLRRLGIPCVRPFRVKRNKVVKPGELERAIELATMDRTGATAVLVLLDADDDCPAALAPALLQRARAVSPLPVSVVFAVREFEAWFLGGVGSLRGHRGIGDDASYDGDPEQPRGAKERLEALMAGRSYLDTDDQPALMAALDIDEARLRCPSLDKLLRDLEALP